One genomic window of Scatophagus argus isolate fScaArg1 chromosome 16, fScaArg1.pri, whole genome shotgun sequence includes the following:
- the LOC124073252 gene encoding dexamethasone-induced Ras-related protein 1-like, whose protein sequence is MIKKMSPSENEFDIPAKNCHRMVILGSTKVGKTAIISRFLSERFDDQYTPTIEDFHRKFYSIRGDVYQLDILDTSGNHPFPAMRRLSILTGDVFILVFSLDNRDSFQEVQRLKRQIYETKSCLRNKTKENVDVPLVICGNKCDRDFYREVQEDEIEQLVAGDEHCAYFEISAKKNTNVDQMFQTLFTMAKLPNEMSPDRHCKVSLQYCELLHRKSLRNKKCKDGNAYGIVAPFARRPSVHSDLMYIKEKAIGGSQTKERGCIIC, encoded by the exons ATGATTAAGAAAATGTCACCATCCGAGAATGAGTTCGACATCCCGGCCAAGAATTGCCACAGGATGGTGATTCTGGGCTCCACTAAAGTTGGGAAGACGGCCATCATCTCTCGGTTTCTCAGCGAGAGGTTTGACGACCAGTACACGCCTACTATTGAGGACTTTCATAGGAAATTCTACAGCATCAGGGGAGACGTTTACCAGCTGGACATTTTGGACACGTCTGGGAATCATCCCTTCCCTGCAATGAGAAGGCTGTCAATTCTTACCG GTGATGTGTTCATCTTGGTATTTAGTCTGGACAACAGAGACTCCTTTCAGGAGGTGCAGCGTCTGAAGCGCCAGATCTATGAAACCAAGTCCTGTCTGCGAAACAAAACCAAGGAGAACGTGGACGTCCCGCTGGTCATCTGCGGCAACAAGTGTGACAGGGACTTTTATCGTGAGGTGCAGGAGGACGAGATCGAGCAGCTGGTTGCTGGAGACGAACACTGCGCTTACTTTGAAATCTCAGCAAAGAAGAACACCAACGTGGACCAAATGTTTCAGACTCTTTTTACCATGGCCAAGCTGCCGAACGAAATGAGCCCCGACCGGCACTGCAAAGTTTCCCTGCAGTACTGCGAGCTTCTTCACAGAAAGTCCCTCCGAAACAAGAAGTGCAAAGATGGGAACGCATACGGGATTGTGGCGCCGTTTGCGCGGAGACCCAGTGTGCACAGTGACTTGATGTACATAAAGGAGAAAGCTATTGGAGGCAGCCAGACCAAAGAGAGAGGCTGCATCATCTGCTGA
- the med9 gene encoding mediator of RNA polymerase II transcription subunit 9, translating into MAGVQPKLEKDGDDCSLLPLVHDIIKCMDKDSQDVHQELAKLKAKIQEAREQITNMPGVDSSPTEQQQQLATLREQVRTKNQLLQKYKSLCMFDVPKAS; encoded by the exons ATGGCCGGGGTTCAGCCAAAGCTAGAGAAAGACGGCGATGATTGTTCTTTGTTGCCTTTAGTTCATGACATTATCAAATG CATGGACAAGGATAGCCAGGATGTCCATCAAGAACTGGCCAAGCTGAAGGCAAAAATCCAGGAGGCTCGGGAGCAGATAACCAACATGCCCGGGGTAGACAGCAGTCCgacggagcagcagcagcagctggccaCGCTGCGGGAGCAGGTCCGCACCAAGAACCAGCTgctgcaaaaatacaaaagtctGTGCATGTTTGATGTGCCGAAAGCGTCATGA